A single Geoanaerobacter pelophilus DNA region contains:
- a CDS encoding cysteine hydrolase family protein → MANIMSRALIVIDVQNDYIGGQLPIEYPPVEQSLANIGLAMDSAQAVAIPVVVVQNILPETAPFMAKGTHGAELHQVVASRNRDHYLAKSLPSAFANTGLEEWLRERGIDTITIVGYMTHNCDLSTVVDGMHKGFAVELLADATGSLPYANCAGSASAEEIHRVMTVVMQSRFAAVMSTEEWIEALATGVQPKRDNIFSSNQQARRMGKTERY, encoded by the coding sequence ATGGCAAACATCATGAGCAGGGCATTGATAGTAATCGATGTGCAGAACGATTATATCGGCGGCCAACTGCCGATCGAATACCCCCCGGTGGAGCAATCTCTGGCCAACATCGGCCTGGCCATGGATAGCGCCCAGGCAGTGGCGATCCCAGTGGTGGTTGTGCAGAATATCCTGCCGGAAACAGCGCCGTTCATGGCCAAGGGTACCCATGGAGCGGAGCTGCACCAGGTTGTCGCTTCGCGCAACAGGGACCACTATCTGGCAAAGAGCTTGCCGAGCGCCTTTGCCAATACCGGGCTCGAAGAGTGGTTGCGGGAGCGGGGCATCGACACCATTACCATAGTTGGCTATATGACCCACAACTGCGATCTTTCGACAGTTGTAGACGGCATGCACAAAGGGTTTGCAGTCGAACTCCTGGCCGATGCCACCGGCTCGCTTCCCTATGCCAATTGTGCCGGCAGTGCCAGTGCCGAAGAGATCCACCGGGTGATGACCGTGGTGATGCAGTCGCGCTTTGCCGCGGTGATGAGCACAGAAGAGTGGATCGAGGCTCTGGCTACAGGCGTGCAGCCAAAACGGGACAACATCTTCAGTTCAAACCAGCAGGCACGCCGTATGGGGAAAACGGAACGTTATTAG
- a CDS encoding DJ-1/PfpI family protein, producing the protein MGRKSVGIVMFDDIEVLDFCGPFEVFSVARLNEENRREEPSPFQVKLIAEHGGQVCTSGGMRVNVDYGFENCPPFDILCVPGGWGTRREVSNPAMLAWLGARGKEVELVTSVCTGAMLLGFAGLLDGHRATTHWRSLDWMAQSFPQTTVVRDLHVVDDGALISSAGISAGIDMALTVVARYCGASVARATARHMEYPYPETSERRITF; encoded by the coding sequence ATGGGTAGGAAATCCGTTGGTATCGTCATGTTCGACGACATCGAAGTGCTGGACTTTTGTGGCCCGTTTGAGGTCTTTTCCGTGGCTCGGCTCAACGAAGAAAACCGCCGGGAGGAGCCGTCACCTTTCCAGGTAAAGCTGATTGCCGAGCATGGTGGGCAGGTCTGCACCAGCGGCGGCATGAGGGTAAATGTCGACTATGGTTTCGAGAATTGTCCGCCGTTCGATATCCTCTGCGTGCCAGGGGGATGGGGCACCCGCCGGGAGGTGAGCAATCCTGCCATGCTGGCCTGGCTGGGTGCTCGCGGCAAAGAAGTGGAACTGGTGACTTCGGTCTGCACCGGAGCCATGCTGCTCGGTTTTGCCGGACTGCTGGATGGCCATCGCGCCACCACTCATTGGCGCTCTCTGGACTGGATGGCCCAGTCGTTTCCACAGACCACGGTCGTGCGCGACCTGCATGTGGTGGACGACGGCGCGCTGATCAGCTCGGCTGGGATCTCTGCCGGCATCGATATGGCATTGACGGTGGTAGCACGTTATTGCGGCGCGAGCGTTGCCCGAGCCACAGCCCGCCACATGGAGTATCCGTACCCAGAAACCAGCGAACGCCGGATAACATTCTAA